The following are encoded together in the Capsulimonas corticalis genome:
- a CDS encoding diacylglycerol/lipid kinase family protein, producing MSQGDPIPILMNTRAGAMHAESGEQQLQNMAAEIGLDIQVIRTQSKEDFQSELRKLIAAKAPKAAIAGGDGTVGLAVQELAHTQTALGILSQGTFNNFASALRLHHNLPAALRTLKDGTPKAVDLGKIGDRYFTESAGVGLFAESLALYGRGSNKNFLRGLYALTRLSLAFRAQDIQLILDGEAHSGRITLCEVCNTYRIAQAAPVAPKADVDDGLLDIVVFRDVRRRELPAYLRAVRAQMHLGLPKVEVLRAKEIRIEARRPMNVHADDQIIGVTPQTVTVQPGALQVLVDQEL from the coding sequence ATGTCTCAAGGCGACCCGATTCCGATACTGATGAATACGCGCGCCGGCGCGATGCACGCCGAATCCGGCGAGCAGCAGTTACAAAACATGGCGGCGGAGATCGGTCTGGATATTCAGGTCATTCGGACACAATCGAAGGAAGATTTTCAAAGCGAGCTGAGAAAGCTGATTGCGGCGAAGGCGCCAAAGGCGGCGATCGCCGGCGGCGACGGGACCGTGGGGCTTGCGGTGCAGGAACTGGCGCACACGCAGACGGCGCTGGGGATTCTGTCTCAAGGGACCTTCAACAACTTCGCGAGCGCCCTGCGCCTGCACCATAACCTGCCGGCGGCGCTGCGCACGCTCAAAGACGGGACGCCGAAGGCGGTGGATCTGGGAAAGATCGGCGATCGATACTTCACCGAGTCGGCGGGCGTCGGCCTGTTCGCGGAATCGCTGGCGCTGTACGGGCGCGGCAGCAACAAGAACTTTCTGCGCGGTCTCTACGCGCTGACGCGCCTTTCCCTGGCCTTTCGGGCGCAGGACATCCAATTGATTCTCGACGGCGAGGCGCACTCAGGCCGGATCACGCTCTGCGAGGTCTGCAACACCTATCGGATCGCGCAGGCCGCGCCGGTCGCGCCCAAGGCCGATGTCGACGACGGACTTCTGGACATTGTCGTTTTCCGGGATGTGCGCCGCCGGGAGCTGCCGGCGTACTTACGCGCGGTGCGCGCCCAGATGCATCTGGGGCTGCCGAAGGTCGAGGTGCTGCGCGCCAAGGAAATCCGGATCGAGGCGCGCCGTCCGATGAATGTCCACGCCGACGATCAGATTATCGGCGTCACCCCCCAGACCGTGACCGTGCAGCCGGGCGCGCTGCAAGTATTGGTTGATCAGGAACTATGA
- a CDS encoding YARHG domain-containing protein, whose translation MSDFWTLHGKVFMQEPQILAVILIWGVWYMTYKRRAALHEIDPRRRHEHRKRVVIGGLATLWGFVALPGITADYEAQQVRQQLPENESAPVATGPVIAPLPDQIGVETVYDTNDWFLASLLGSMNSNADEAGALITRFTGLKDGMSVESVDLTNITKQEQEKHDDTMSILDLMRCVPYAAHGYRFQRTLVNQFFLKFDWYHPKIDDAAAVEAKFTPAERKNIQMIADFERRHWTP comes from the coding sequence ATGAGCGATTTTTGGACACTGCACGGCAAGGTATTCATGCAGGAGCCGCAGATTTTGGCGGTCATTCTCATCTGGGGCGTCTGGTATATGACGTACAAGCGGCGCGCGGCCCTTCACGAAATCGATCCCAGACGACGCCATGAGCACCGCAAGAGGGTTGTGATCGGCGGCCTGGCGACGCTTTGGGGATTTGTCGCGCTGCCGGGAATTACGGCGGACTACGAAGCCCAGCAGGTGCGCCAGCAATTGCCGGAAAACGAGAGCGCTCCCGTAGCGACCGGCCCGGTGATTGCGCCGCTTCCCGACCAGATCGGTGTGGAGACGGTTTATGACACCAACGATTGGTTTTTGGCGTCGCTTCTCGGCAGCATGAACAGCAATGCCGACGAAGCCGGCGCGTTGATAACGCGTTTCACAGGGCTTAAGGACGGTATGTCCGTGGAATCGGTCGACCTCACGAACATTACAAAGCAGGAACAGGAAAAGCACGATGATACGATGTCGATACTGGACCTCATGCGCTGCGTCCCTTACGCCGCGCATGGCTACCGATTTCAGCGCACGCTGGTCAATCAGTTCTTCCTGAAGTTCGATTGGTATCACCCCAAGATCGACGATGCGGCCGCCGTGGAGGCAAAATTTACGCCTGCGGAGCGTAAGAATATACAAATGATCGCCGACTTTGAACGCCGCCATTGGACGCCGTAA
- a CDS encoding DEAD/DEAH box helicase, translated as MPKKNDYNSKSSGSGAKGAHRKGPSRPDAAAPAPKSKPWKDGPWVNGGSADAPAPRRPDSAGGRPPYQGRSDGQGPGDGRPSTGGRPGAPGGKPSFGQDRPSGRPPFGQGRPDGPGGRPPYQGRPDGPGGRPPYGQGRPDGPGGRPPYQGRTDGPGGRPPYQGRPDGPSRPPYGQGRPEGGRPSYGQDRPSYGQDRPAGRPPFGQGRPEGAGGRPPYQGRNDGPGGRPPYQGRPDGPGGRPPYQGRPDGPSRPPYGQGRPEGAGGRPSYGQDRPSYGQDRPGGRPPFGQGRPDSSAGRSAYGQNERPDVRPSKLMPGKPMSPKPSAPKADTESTAAAPSAPKRTIVVPAVREPLTIEQMRTPERSPARKKVIVVMSGAKRTTRPAADRVADETNADEESTVMHAPTSDDAGYEFSETTDNELEAGDADELFESASSEEFEPTDDGSLVSDVELAAEEEEIEEEALTFDAPESQEPETVAEAPHSDEQAPAVEASASDESASAPEAVEEPKPSPKKTPPAPKAVPIASEPVDRTPPAVKALKAKKAAPAADAVAVAAPVDASADDAEPIKFSDLGLSEQVLKAISDLGFEAPTAIQAGAIPPLLAGRDLIGQAQTGTGKTAAFALPLVQMVDPKSNAIQAIILEPTRELAIQVADGIHKFAKYAGLSVVPVYGGQPLDRQFRALRAGAHIVVGTPGRVLDHLRRGSIALDQVRFCVLDEADEMLALGFLEEVETILAELPEERQTAFFSATMAPRVMALTQQFLKNPQRVKIESKRRTVDTTRQTYYEVPQGRKLEALGRVLDMETPGPTIVFCRTRQQCNELAESLRLRGYLAEPLHGEMGQPERDRVMKRFREGLADMLIATDVAARGLDIETVTHVINYELPWDIEQYIHRIGRTGRAGRSGDAITLVEGRERRQLQAIEKMIGTQIKPVRIPSAADITARRREALAESLRETLTSGEFDGHMATVESLTSEYDASEIAAAALYLLWKDRHSAPPDTAEELAADSEQPEAGMVRLFVSLGRQDNLRPGDLVGAITNEAGLTGRQIGAIDIMDRTSFVEVPANFVPKVIAALNATTLRGKNVSAGVAHPDENPRGNNRPGSGGNRPSFGGRGPGGGGFNKFNKR; from the coding sequence ATGCCTAAGAAAAACGATTACAACTCAAAAAGCAGCGGATCCGGCGCCAAAGGCGCTCACCGCAAGGGGCCGTCGCGCCCCGACGCCGCCGCCCCGGCTCCCAAATCCAAGCCCTGGAAGGACGGTCCCTGGGTCAATGGCGGAAGCGCGGACGCGCCCGCGCCGCGCCGCCCGGACTCTGCCGGCGGACGTCCTCCGTATCAAGGCCGATCGGACGGACAAGGCCCCGGCGACGGGCGTCCCTCCACCGGCGGCCGGCCCGGCGCGCCCGGCGGCAAGCCATCTTTCGGCCAGGACCGCCCCTCAGGGCGGCCTCCGTTTGGACAAGGACGTCCCGACGGCCCCGGCGGACGCCCACCCTATCAGGGTCGCCCCGACGGTCCCGGCGGACGACCGCCTTACGGACAGGGCAGACCGGACGGCCCCGGCGGGCGACCGCCGTATCAGGGCCGGACGGACGGACCGGGCGGACGCCCGCCGTACCAGGGCCGCCCCGATGGACCAAGCCGGCCGCCGTATGGACAGGGACGCCCGGAAGGCGGACGGCCGTCTTATGGGCAGGATCGACCGTCCTACGGCCAGGACCGGCCTGCGGGCCGTCCTCCCTTCGGACAGGGACGACCGGAAGGCGCCGGCGGACGACCTCCGTACCAGGGCCGCAACGATGGCCCCGGCGGGCGACCGCCCTATCAGGGTCGGCCGGACGGACCGGGCGGACGCCCGCCGTACCAGGGCCGCCCCGACGGACCGAGTCGGCCGCCTTACGGTCAGGGTCGCCCCGAGGGTGCGGGCGGACGTCCTTCGTACGGCCAGGATCGGCCCTCGTATGGTCAAGACCGGCCAGGAGGACGACCACCCTTCGGACAGGGCCGGCCGGACAGCTCCGCCGGCCGCAGCGCATACGGACAGAACGAGCGTCCGGATGTGCGGCCGTCAAAGCTGATGCCCGGGAAACCGATGTCTCCCAAGCCAAGCGCTCCGAAAGCCGACACGGAATCGACCGCCGCCGCGCCGAGCGCGCCGAAGCGCACGATTGTCGTTCCGGCCGTTCGCGAACCGCTGACGATCGAGCAGATGCGCACTCCCGAGCGCTCTCCGGCGCGCAAGAAAGTCATCGTCGTGATGTCCGGCGCCAAGCGCACCACGCGCCCAGCCGCCGACCGCGTAGCCGACGAGACGAACGCTGATGAAGAATCGACAGTGATGCACGCCCCGACGTCGGACGACGCCGGCTATGAGTTTTCGGAGACGACGGACAACGAGCTCGAAGCCGGCGACGCCGATGAGCTCTTTGAATCCGCATCGTCCGAAGAGTTCGAACCTACGGACGACGGGTCCCTCGTCAGCGATGTAGAACTCGCCGCTGAAGAAGAGGAGATTGAGGAGGAAGCGCTGACCTTCGACGCTCCCGAATCGCAAGAGCCGGAGACAGTCGCCGAAGCGCCTCACTCGGACGAGCAGGCGCCGGCTGTCGAGGCGTCCGCCTCCGACGAATCGGCGAGTGCGCCGGAAGCCGTTGAGGAGCCGAAGCCTTCTCCCAAAAAGACGCCGCCCGCGCCGAAGGCCGTTCCAATCGCGTCTGAGCCCGTGGATCGCACGCCGCCCGCCGTCAAAGCGCTGAAGGCAAAGAAAGCGGCGCCCGCCGCCGACGCCGTCGCTGTGGCGGCTCCCGTGGACGCATCCGCCGACGACGCCGAGCCGATCAAATTCTCGGACCTCGGCCTTTCGGAGCAAGTGCTGAAGGCGATCTCCGACCTGGGCTTCGAAGCGCCGACGGCGATTCAGGCGGGCGCGATTCCGCCGCTGCTTGCCGGGCGCGACTTGATCGGACAGGCGCAGACGGGCACGGGCAAGACCGCCGCGTTCGCGCTGCCGCTGGTCCAGATGGTCGATCCTAAGTCGAACGCGATCCAGGCGATCATTCTGGAGCCGACGCGCGAACTGGCGATCCAGGTTGCCGACGGCATCCATAAGTTCGCCAAATACGCCGGCCTGAGCGTCGTCCCCGTGTACGGCGGGCAGCCGCTCGACCGCCAGTTCCGCGCCCTGCGCGCCGGCGCGCACATCGTCGTCGGAACGCCCGGCCGCGTGCTCGACCACCTCCGGCGCGGCTCGATCGCGCTCGATCAAGTCCGCTTCTGCGTGCTGGACGAAGCCGATGAGATGCTGGCGCTGGGCTTCCTAGAGGAAGTCGAGACGATCCTGGCCGAACTGCCCGAAGAGCGCCAGACGGCGTTCTTCTCCGCCACCATGGCGCCGCGCGTGATGGCGCTGACGCAGCAGTTTTTAAAGAACCCGCAGCGCGTCAAGATCGAGTCCAAGCGCCGCACCGTGGACACCACGCGCCAGACCTACTACGAAGTGCCGCAGGGCCGCAAGCTCGAAGCGCTCGGCCGCGTGCTGGACATGGAGACGCCCGGCCCGACCATCGTCTTCTGCCGCACCCGACAGCAGTGCAACGAACTCGCGGAATCCCTGCGCCTGCGTGGGTATCTCGCCGAGCCGCTGCACGGCGAAATGGGACAGCCGGAGCGTGACCGCGTTATGAAGCGGTTCCGTGAAGGTCTCGCCGACATGCTGATCGCCACCGATGTCGCCGCGCGCGGCCTGGACATCGAGACGGTCACGCACGTCATCAACTACGAGCTGCCCTGGGACATCGAGCAGTACATCCACCGCATCGGCCGCACGGGCCGCGCGGGACGCTCCGGCGACGCCATCACCCTTGTCGAAGGCCGCGAACGTCGCCAGCTGCAAGCCATCGAGAAGATGATCGGCACGCAGATCAAACCCGTCCGCATCCCAAGCGCCGCGGATATCACCGCCCGCCGCCGCGAAGCGCTGGCCGAATCCCTGCGCGAAACCCTGACGAGCGGCGAGTTCGACGGCCATATGGCGACGGTCGAGTCGCTGACCTCGGAGTACGACGCGAGCGAAATCGCCGCCGCCGCCCTTTATCTGCTTTGGAAAGACCGCCACAGCGCGCCGCCGGACACCGCCGAGGAACTCGCGGCGGACTCCGAGCAGCCCGAAGCCGGCATGGTGCGATTGTTCGTCAGCCTCGGCCGGCAGGACAACCTGCGACCCGGCGATCTCGTGGGCGCCATCACCAACGAAGCCGGCCTCACCGGCCGCCAGATCGGCGCGATCGACATCATGGACCGCACCTCCTTCGTGGAAGTCCCGGCCAACTTCGTCCCCAAAGTCATCGCGGCCCTCAACGCCACCACCCTGCGCGGCAAAAACGTCAGCGCCGGCGTCGCCCACCCCGACGAAAACCCGCGCGGCAATAACCGCCCCGGCTCTGGCGGCAACCGCCCCAGCTTCGGCGGACGCGGGCCGGGCGGCGGCGGCTTCAATAAGTTCAACAAGCGGTAG
- a CDS encoding ATP-grasp domain-containing protein — protein sequence MHQTTWILQDIPYNPSPSIVTLERVVLEAGYRLVKTPVVPFSDRMPDIPDDIPLPIVIYGMNTMIQTTSRHPKWRHGLFFEPEKFEPAAYTQALGDRMLNSDAQLLTCEELAESGLSPTEKFFLRPNDDSKTFTGQVMDFREFWRWYHQEPGDEEYVDLHPDMRVLYSTPKTIKAEYRTFILDRKVIALTQYLPEARLLASPEVIEFAEDIAARYAPSEAFVCDIAATNEGWKVIEFNCINGSGFYLANVDAIVRSLSAWQEHRVTEA from the coding sequence ATGCATCAAACCACATGGATTCTGCAAGACATTCCATACAATCCCTCGCCCTCGATTGTGACTCTGGAGCGGGTCGTATTGGAGGCTGGGTATCGTTTGGTAAAGACGCCGGTCGTTCCTTTCAGCGATCGGATGCCGGACATTCCCGATGACATCCCTCTCCCCATTGTGATTTATGGGATGAACACGATGATCCAGACGACATCGCGGCATCCCAAATGGCGTCACGGCTTATTTTTTGAGCCGGAGAAGTTCGAGCCCGCCGCTTACACGCAGGCGCTGGGCGACCGGATGCTCAATTCGGACGCCCAGCTGCTGACATGCGAAGAACTCGCCGAATCGGGACTCAGCCCCACGGAGAAATTCTTTCTCAGACCGAACGACGATAGCAAAACATTTACGGGACAAGTGATGGATTTCCGCGAATTTTGGCGATGGTATCATCAAGAGCCCGGCGATGAAGAATATGTCGATTTGCACCCGGACATGCGGGTTCTCTATTCCACGCCAAAGACGATTAAGGCCGAATATCGAACGTTTATCCTGGATAGAAAAGTCATCGCATTAACGCAATATCTTCCGGAAGCCAGACTGCTCGCGTCGCCGGAAGTCATTGAGTTCGCCGAAGACATCGCCGCGCGGTACGCCCCATCGGAGGCGTTCGTATGCGACATCGCCGCAACGAACGAAGGATGGAAAGTCATCGAGTTCAATTGCATCAACGGCAGTGGTTTTTACCTCGCCAATGTGGATGCAATCGTTCGGTCACTCTCCGCCTGGCAAGAGCATCGGGTCACAGAAGCATAA